A genomic region of Papaver somniferum cultivar HN1 chromosome 7, ASM357369v1, whole genome shotgun sequence contains the following coding sequences:
- the LOC113297230 gene encoding F-box protein At5g51380-like, giving the protein MMQPSRTRSSRSSEEADNIFKISNPKKQVEEKNPNPNPENLHFPSSPNEKQNPNKNKPPLGRPSSWPNHWFKKDNQKTLQNIVLKMQLESIAVDEKQKLKPSTPSKKKTLILDFTNTDVTCLLSDEILLQILSKLPVYQYKPNSLVCKRWMFLSGRLVRSVKLLDWDFLESGRLVSRLPNLTDVDLTKACLVSTNNAGILLTHRLISIHLDSDFSGDSFIRRENLLSSKVIDLGLGNLARGCPNLRRLVLIGATELGLLSVAEECPTLQELELHHCTDQSLRGISACHNIQIVKLIGSVHGFYNCGITDIGLTILAHGCKRLVKLELSGCEGSYDGIRAIGQCCQMLEELTLCNHRMDDGWIAALSFCGNLKTLRLQSCKKIDPIPGPIEHLGSCPTLERLHLQQCQFRDKESANALFLVCVAVKEIVFQDCWGLDSEMFSFASNCRRVKSISLERCSMLTTEGLESVVLSWVNLQSLRVVSCNHVKDSEVTPALSSLFSVLKEFTWRPDSRSLLTSSLEGTGVGKKGGRFFRRV; this is encoded by the exons atgATGCAGCCAAGCAGAACAAGAAGCAGCAGAAGTTCTGAAGAAGCAgataatattttcaaaatttcaaacccaaaaaaacaagtagaagaaaaaaaccctaaccctaacccTGAAAATCTTCATTTCCCATCATCACCAAatgaaaaacaaaaccctaataaaaatAAACCACCATTAGGAAGACCCTCAAGCTGGCCAAATCACTGGTTCAAAAAAGACAATCAAAAAACTCTTCAAAACATTGTTCTAAAGATGCAGCTTGAATCTATTGCTGTTGATGAGAAGCAGAAATTAAAACCATCAACACCATccaaaaagaaaaccctaattcttgaTTTTACCAACACAGATGTTACTTGTTTATTATCTGATGAAATCCTTTTACAGATCCTTTCCAAGTTACCTGTTTATCAATATAAACCTAATTCCTTGGTTTGTAAACGGTGGATGTTTTTATCAGGTCGTCTTGTTCGTTCTGTTAAGCTTCTTGATTGGGATTTTCTTGAATCAGGGAGACTCGTTTCTCGTTTACCTAATCTTACAGATGTTGATTTAACTAAAGCATGTCTTGTTTCAACAAATAATGCTGGGATTCTCTTAACACATAGATTGATTTCTATTCATCTTGATTCTGATTTCTCTGGGGATTCGTTTATTCGTCGTGAGAATTTGTTGTCCTCCAAGGTTATTGATTTAGGGCTTGGGAATCTTGCTCGTGGTTGTCCTAATTTGCGTAGGCTTGTTTTGATTGGTGCAACTGAATTAGGGCTTTTAAGTGTTGCTGAGGAATGCCCAACATTACAAGAGTTGGAATTACATCATTGTACGGATCAATCTTTGAGAGGGATTTCGGCTTGTCATAATATACAGATTGTGAAATTGATTGGTTCTGTTCATGGGTTTTATAATTGTGGGATTACTGATATTGGGTTAACCATTTTGGCTCATGGGTGTAAACGATTAGTGAAGCTTGAGCTGAGTGGATGTGAAGGTAGCTATGATGGAATTAGAGCAATTGGACAGTGTTGTCAAATGTTGGAGGAATTGACTTTGTGCAACCATAGAATGGATGATGGGTGGATTGCTGCACTTTCATTTTGTGGAAATTTGAAGACTTTAAGGCTTCAATCTTGTAAGAAGATTGATCCGATTCCGGGGCCAATTGAACATTTAGGGTCTTGTCCAACTTTGGAACGCTTGCATTTGCAGCAATGCCAGTTTCGTGATAAGGAGAGTGCAAATGCATTGTTTCTTGTTTGTGTGGCAGTTAAAGAGATTGTTTTTCAAGACTGTTGGGGATTGGATAGTGAGATGTTTAGCTTTGCTAGTAATTGCAG GAGGGTTAAATCTATCTCGTTGGAGAGATGTTCAATGCTAACAACAGAAGGGCTGGAGTCTGTAGTTCTGTCTTGGGTGAACCTTCAAAGTCTTAGAGTAGTCTCATGTAACCATGTTAAAGATAGTGAAGTTACTCCTGCACTCTCAAGTTTGTTTTCTGTGCTGAAAGAATTTACATGGCGACCGGATAGCAGATCTCTTCTTACATCAAGTCTTGAGGGAACTGGAGTTGGAAAGAAAGGTGGTAGGTTTTTCAGGAGGGTGTGA